GGATATTTTGAATAttttgaccggtactaaatgatgtAGCATTTAATATCGAATAAGCGATACTGGTTAGGCGCTGGGTAAGGTTACCGGTCCCAAAGATCGATTCTCCTGGGAGATGCCTTCTTCCTTAAGTTGTAACGTTGAAGCTGTTGCGTTGTTTTGTCGTCTGAGCAAAAAGATATTTAACATCATTCAAAGTTTGTCGACGTATTTGGATATCTACTACAGTGATTACAGACCTCAGCTCAGGATCACGTACGTGGCTGAAGGTTTAGACAGTGGTCAGTGGCTCACGCTTGAACCGCAGCCTTGCAAATGAACATCAACTTCAACTATATCTGCAGGCTCGAGTAGAGGGGATGGCCGGCGTGCATTTGGATTGGAATGAAGAATATGCCGAGAATTTGTCCATCGTCATGCTCATGCACTCACCAATTCAAAGGCCCCATGACTTCACGAGAACGGGCTACCACACCTTTGCAGTAGGCTCGGCCCAGGGAGAACATGGAGGCCTGGCTGGACCCGAGGAGCTCAACGGAGTTCAAACACTATTGGGCCGGCTGGTCTGGCCCTCTCCGGCTCGCTGGGCCCGGGGAGAGAGCACGTGGCAGACATAGCGGCAGAGAAAATAAACAGGGGTTCTGAACTGAACGTGGCGCCCTGAAACTCTGCAGGTGACGAATTCGAATTCAAATTCCACTGGGGCAAAAAAGTAAGCGCATGGAGACAAATGTGGATAAAACGAGGAGACAGACAAACGGCAACTTGTGTTGCAGAGATCGTGCGCGCGGTGTGGGGAACCTTTTGTCCCAAGTTTGAATCCACCCGCCACACCTCCGCACGTTGAAGAAGCTAGATTCTCCACAGTTATTTTGAGTATCAGATGCATAGGTTTGCGCCATCGGATTTGAGTAACACGGAAATGCACGAATTCACACGAATGCACACGGAAACGTAGATCTACAACGAATTCATTCTAAACCTCACTAGATCAAGAACAACGCAAAACCAAGAATTACAGTGTTGTTCCCTCCCCGTTCTCGCAGTATCGGTCACACATTGCTCAGGGCACCGTTTGATCCGTGGCAACTCCTGTTGGCTCCCCTCACCTCCTTGCACACCCTCTCCAGCATCGCCAAGAAGTCCCTGACGATGACGAAGATCCTGAGCGGGCTGGCCTCCTCCTTGCCGACGTCGCCGTGGTAGTACTCGGTGATGTCCCTGACGTGCGCCAGGACCCGGCGCTCGCCGTCCTCCAGCTCCTGGATCACCTCCTCGGCCTGCGCCACGAAGGGTGCCATGAAGGCCACGAAGCACCGGCCCCTCTCGTCGCCGGCCAGGTCGTCCGTCCCCACCAGCGCCCTGATCCGGGACAGGCCGTGCGAGAGGCTGGACACGGAGGTGGTGAGCACGTCCAGGTCGACCGTCGCCGTCTTCCTGACGTTGGTGAGCTCGGCGGCGAGCCCCGTCACGATGTCCGGCGCCTCCGCCGTGCGCGCCGGGGGCTTCTGTGACCGGATCATCTCTTGGACCACGAAGTGCAGCAGCGTGGTCTTTCCGTCGGTGCCCTTGACGTCGGCGAGCTTGAGCAGCGTGTCGAGCTTGAACGCCAtggcgccgccccgcgccgtccCGACGTTCATCCGGTTCCCGGTCTTGAGCACGGCCTCCAGCAGCTTCAGGAACAGCTTGCTCGACATCAGCTCCCGGCACGCGTCCTTTCAGACAACAAGAACAGCATCATTGGCAGTAACATTAGTACAATTTGATCATGATATAAATTATTAATTAGTGCAATTAGTTCAAGGAGCTCTGTGTCGCTCACCTCGAGCATCGCGAACGACTTCCTGATGTGGCTGACTTCGTCGGCGAAGGTCTCCCGGTAGAGCATGGCCTCGACGCGCGCGAACGCGCACGGTATCGTGAGCACCACCTTGACGAGCCTCTCGGCGGCGACCAGGCTGCCGACGTCGCCGTCGTAGCCTTCCAGCTTCTCGACCTCGTCCTTGGTCGGCGCCATCTTGATCAGAGCCTCCAGCTGCTGCACGGCCAGGCCGTTCCCTGAACCAAACCAACCCGACCAAACCATGTTAAAAAAACGAGCCAAAGATCCGCGCTTGTTCCGTGTCGCTCACACTGAGGCGTCGATCCACGCGCAGTTTATTATTCGATAGTCACCTTGCAGCAGGGCGGCGTAGATTTGCTCGGCGCTGGCGTTAACGGCCTTCATCAGGATGGTGATGTTCTGCAGCCTCTTGGGGTCCAGGACGTGGTGCCCCAGCGAGGGGCTCCGGCTCTGGGCCTCCTCGTGCTTCGCCGAGCACCGAGCGCCGGCGTTGTACCCGAACAGCGACTCGATCATCTGCTCGTCCAGTCTGTGCCAAGCATCAGCCAGCGGTTACCATTTCGAATTCATTCGTGGCCACTGATCtcaggggaagagagagagagagagaggtattCAAACTTACTCGAACGAGCTGGACCGGATCCTGTCCCACACCATCCGCCGGTTGGGCGCGGCGCGCACCTTGTCccagtgcaggggcttcagctTGGGCAGCGCCGCGCCGTTCTTGCCCACGGCCGCGCCCTGCCTGAACAGaaccggcggcgccgggagggCGGGGCCACCGCTCCTCTGACCATTCTGCCGTTGCGGTACTAgcagtggaggcggcggcggcggcggcggggcgacggCCGGACCACCGGTACTTGTCTGGACGTTCTGTCGTTGTGGCACtatcagcggcggcggcggcggcggcggcggtgggggcacGGCCGGACCACCACAACTTGGATGGACGTTCTGCTGCTGTTTTACCATCACcggtggcggaggtggtggtggcggcggcggcactgttTTGCTACTTGCGGCGTCCGAGCTCATGGTGTCCGCCACTGCTTCTGCTTCTTTTGCATGGCACGCGCTGCTGCTCTGAAATCTTAGAGACCTGACGGACTGAGCAGTTCCCCGTAGCTCGTGATCGTTGAGCGACTGCGATGTCAGCACGGACGCCGAAGAGCTCGGGGACTGCGCGCGGCGCCCCCGATCCTCACTGCTCGGCGTGCGCGGGCCCAGCGGCGAATATGGACGCGCAGCCTTGCTCTTATCCAATGGCGTCGCCGGGGCAGAGCCCCACCGCTTCGACCGGACGGAAGGCGACGGCGACACGCCGTCTGCCTGGCCGCTCTTGGTGAGCTCGGAGTAGGAGAAGTGCGACGAATGGAAGCAGCACGAGGAGTGGACCGACCCGGCACCATCGTCGGAGCAAGctccgccgccttcctcgtCATCGCACttcggctcctcctccttgggcCCGGCCATCCCCGGCGCCGCCTTCCCCCCACCTTCGCGCCCGGCGTCGTCGAGGTACGGCTTGATGGCGTCCAGATAGAACATGCCCGGGCCTGGCTCGAAGCTCACCTTGTTGGTGCCGGCGTTCAGGTCGGCGCCCCCGCGCTTCCCCTGAAACCTCCTGCACGTCAGGAACACCACCAGGGCGGCGAGGAGAACCAGCGCCGCCCCCGacagcgcggccgccgcggcgacgacgaccagctGCATGCTTTTCTTCTTGCTCCCGCGCTCGCCGTCACCACCCCCGCCGTGCCGCGTCGGGCTCTGCCTCGGCGCCGTGGCATTCCCCCTCTCGTGCTCGTGGGCGACTTTCCCGGGCACCGGCAGCCGCGCGTCCTTGTGTAGCAGAGGCAGGTGAGCacgagccggcgccggcgccggagagaCTCCATGGCCATGGCGCTGCTTCTGCTTCAGGCCGAGAGTGTTAAGACCACGCAGCACTCTGAACTTCGCCTCGCCATTGCCGGCCTCCTTCGTCCTCTCTCCGTTGCTGGTGATCAAGAAGAGGAGACCGGCGAAGGACGCGATCAAGAGGAGGCAGAGCAGGAGGCGTCGGGATGGACTGGGCATGGCGGCAGGCATCAAACCATTTCAAGGGGCCGGACGGGATGGATCGATGGTGGGAGATC
This portion of the Setaria viridis chromosome 7, Setaria_viridis_v4.0, whole genome shotgun sequence genome encodes:
- the LOC117862561 gene encoding formin-like protein 2 produces the protein MPAAMPSPSRRLLLCLLLIASFAGLLFLITSNGERTKEAGNGEAKFRVLRGLNTLGLKQKQRHGHGVSPAPAPARAHLPLLHKDARLPVPGKVAHEHERGNATAPRQSPTRHGGGGDGERGSKKKSMQLVVVAAAAALSGAALVLLAALVVFLTCRRFQGKRGGADLNAGTNKVSFEPGPGMFYLDAIKPYLDDAGREGGGKAAPGMAGPKEEEPKCDDEEGGGACSDDGAGSVHSSCCFHSSHFSYSELTKSGQADGVSPSPSVRSKRWGSAPATPLDKSKAARPYSPLGPRTPSSEDRGRRAQSPSSSASVLTSQSLNDHELRGTAQSVRSLRFQSSSACHAKEAEAVADTMSSDAASSKTVPPPPPPPPPPVMVKQQQNVHPSCGGPAVPPPPPPPPPPLIVPQRQNVQTSTGGPAVAPPPPPPPPLLVPQRQNGQRSGGPALPAPPVLFRQGAAVGKNGAALPKLKPLHWDKVRAAPNRRMVWDRIRSSSFELDEQMIESLFGYNAGARCSAKHEEAQSRSPSLGHHVLDPKRLQNITILMKAVNASAEQIYAALLQGNGLAVQQLEALIKMAPTKDEVEKLEGYDGDVGSLVAAERLVKVVLTIPCAFARVEAMLYRETFADEVSHIRKSFAMLEDACRELMSSKLFLKLLEAVLKTGNRMNVGTARGGAMAFKLDTLLKLADVKGTDGKTTLLHFVVQEMIRSQKPPARTAEAPDIVTGLAAELTNVRKTATVDLDVLTTSVSSLSHGLSRIRALVGTDDLAGDERGRCFVAFMAPFVAQAEEVIQELEDGERRVLAHVRDITEYYHGDVGKEEASPLRIFVIVRDFLAMLERVCKEVRGANRSCHGSNGALSNV